The proteins below come from a single Brevundimonas sp. LM2 genomic window:
- the chlG gene encoding chlorophyll synthase ChlG — protein sequence MASTLDTPTLSIPSPAAVLVLFKPVTWFPPMWAFMCGVVSSGMPFQDRWPFLIAGIALTGPLVCATSQAVNDWFDRHVDAINEPARPIPSGRIPGRWGLYIAVLWTGLSVVVAALTGPWVLGATLLGLALAWAYSAPPFRLKRDGVTGPFAVALSYEGLTWFTGAAVMAGALPHAPVLVLAALYSFGAYGIMVLNDFKAVEGDRRLGLKSLPAELGVDSAARIACAVMAAPQVIVLTLLLVAWNQPWHALAVAALLAVQLGLMARLLGDPRKFTPWYNATGTTLYVIGMLVSAFAVRGLAGGAA from the coding sequence ATGGCCAGCACGCTCGACACGCCGACGCTTTCCATCCCCTCTCCGGCGGCGGTGCTGGTGCTGTTCAAGCCCGTCACCTGGTTCCCGCCGATGTGGGCCTTCATGTGCGGCGTGGTCTCGTCGGGTATGCCGTTCCAGGATCGTTGGCCGTTCCTGATCGCGGGAATCGCCCTGACGGGTCCGCTCGTCTGTGCCACCAGCCAGGCGGTCAACGACTGGTTCGATCGGCATGTCGACGCGATCAACGAACCCGCCCGCCCCATTCCCTCGGGCCGAATCCCCGGTCGGTGGGGGCTCTATATCGCCGTCCTGTGGACCGGCCTATCGGTCGTCGTGGCGGCCCTGACCGGCCCCTGGGTGCTGGGCGCGACCCTGCTGGGTTTGGCCCTCGCCTGGGCCTACAGCGCCCCGCCGTTCCGGCTGAAGCGCGACGGGGTGACGGGCCCCTTCGCCGTGGCCCTGTCCTATGAGGGTCTGACCTGGTTCACAGGCGCCGCCGTCATGGCCGGGGCCCTGCCGCACGCCCCGGTGCTGGTGCTGGCCGCCCTCTACAGCTTCGGGGCCTATGGCATCATGGTCCTGAACGACTTCAAGGCGGTCGAGGGCGACCGCCGGCTGGGGCTGAAATCCCTGCCGGCCGAGCTGGGCGTCGACTCCGCCGCCCGCATCGCCTGCGCCGTCATGGCGGCCCCCCAGGTGATCGTGCTGACTCTGCTGCTGGTGGCCTGGAACCAGCCCTGGCACGCCCTGGCGGTCGCGGCCCTGCTGGCGGTGCAGTTGGGTCTGATGGCCCGGCTGCTCGGCGATCCGCGCAAATTCACCCCCTGGTACAACGCCACGGGCACCACGCTGTATGTGATCGGCATGCTGGTCTCCGCCTTCGCCGTGCGTGGCCTGGCGGGAGGTGCCGCATGA
- the ppsR gene encoding transcriptional regulator PpsR, with protein MTLLSSPPVTMPFRRPATALEGLTVEATAGVVAAASDVALVLDRDGIVRDAAVSSNDLARNGIGDWVDQPWIETVTGESRHKISEMLADAAAGKPSRWREINHPADDGDVPIRYFALSAGDDGRVIVLGRDLQGSAALQQRLMQVQQSVERDYLRLRQAEARYRLLFQSASEAVLILDAPSRKIREANPAVARITGREESGLLGQGFSVLLDRASQTDAADLLDSATSSTASEAVSVKLANGSRCLLSASMFRHDRTASLLVRLTPDAIAQGIDPNAALTAVLARISDAFVVTDTDLRILTANPAFLDLTHLASREEATNLPLDRFVGRPQIDLKIMLAQLRDHGALRNFATVVRSQFGDQEDVEVTAVVVPDDTRPTYGFSIRNVARRPAPAPVAAPIGGPVSQSVEQLTHLIGRVPMKDIVRESTDLIEKLCIEAALTLTSDNRASAADVLGLSRQSLYSKLRRYGLGDLDD; from the coding sequence ATGACCCTTCTTTCGTCCCCGCCGGTCACTATGCCGTTCCGGCGTCCCGCGACGGCGCTTGAGGGACTGACCGTCGAGGCCACGGCGGGCGTGGTCGCGGCTGCCAGCGACGTCGCCCTCGTGCTGGATCGCGACGGCATCGTGCGCGACGCGGCGGTCTCGTCCAACGACCTGGCGCGCAACGGGATCGGCGACTGGGTGGACCAGCCGTGGATCGAGACGGTCACGGGCGAGAGCCGACACAAGATCTCCGAAATGCTGGCCGACGCCGCCGCGGGCAAGCCGTCACGCTGGCGCGAGATCAATCATCCGGCCGACGACGGCGATGTACCGATCCGTTATTTCGCCCTGAGCGCCGGCGACGACGGTCGCGTCATCGTGCTGGGCCGCGATCTGCAGGGCTCCGCCGCGCTGCAGCAGCGGCTGATGCAGGTTCAGCAGTCGGTCGAGCGCGACTATCTGCGCCTGCGTCAGGCCGAGGCGCGCTATCGCCTGCTGTTCCAGAGCGCGTCCGAGGCCGTGCTGATCCTGGACGCCCCCAGCCGCAAGATCCGCGAGGCCAATCCCGCCGTGGCCCGGATCACCGGCCGCGAGGAAAGCGGCCTGCTCGGGCAGGGTTTCAGCGTCCTGCTGGACCGCGCCAGCCAGACGGACGCCGCCGACCTGCTGGACTCGGCCACCAGCAGCACGGCCAGCGAAGCGGTCTCGGTCAAACTGGCCAATGGCAGCCGCTGCCTGCTGTCCGCCTCCATGTTCCGTCATGACCGCACCGCCTCCCTGCTGGTCCGGTTGACGCCCGATGCGATCGCCCAGGGAATCGATCCCAATGCGGCCCTGACGGCGGTGCTGGCGCGCATTTCGGATGCCTTCGTGGTCACCGACACCGACCTGCGGATCCTGACGGCCAACCCGGCCTTCCTGGACCTGACCCATCTGGCCAGCCGGGAAGAGGCGACCAACCTGCCGCTGGACCGGTTCGTGGGCCGGCCGCAGATCGATCTGAAGATCATGCTGGCGCAGCTGCGCGACCATGGCGCGCTGCGCAACTTCGCCACCGTCGTCCGCAGCCAGTTCGGCGATCAGGAAGACGTCGAGGTCACCGCCGTGGTGGTGCCCGACGACACCCGCCCCACCTATGGCTTCAGCATCCGCAACGTCGCCCGCCGCCCGGCCCCGGCCCCCGTCGCGGCTCCGATCGGTGGGCCCGTGTCGCAGTCGGTCGAGCAGCTGACGCATCTGATCGGCCGCGTGCCGATGAAGGACATCGTGCGCGAATCCACCGACCTGATCGAGAAACTGTGCATCGAGGCGGCCCTGACCCTCACGTCGGACAACCGCGCCTCGGCCGCCGATGTCCTCGGGCTCAGCCGCCAGAGCCTCTACTCCAAACTCCGGCGCTACGGCCTCGGCGACCTCGACGACTGA
- a CDS encoding B12-binding domain-containing protein, with protein sequence MAYVHRAEGAPDRTAPPSGDGENVLRFRRAGAERKDVPSPIDLAQLIEGEIIPRLLAAHQNGRSEVIPMNLGVIASDELAAFARDAMVADLARLVDQVEFLMRRGVSVEGIYFELLSPAAKLLGEWWERDDCTFADVTVGLCRLQQLVYEFADRVHVEDGGGDGRTALFALTPGDQHSFGLIMVVEYFRQAGWRTICMPDATAQDLEALVQAERFDLIGFSMANERWLEPLTPLIARLRAVSRNGAVRVMVGGRAFSDHPERVVQVGADQTATDAREAVKTAARLFASQHSAA encoded by the coding sequence ATGGCCTACGTTCACCGCGCCGAGGGCGCGCCCGACAGAACCGCGCCGCCCTCGGGCGATGGTGAGAACGTTCTGCGGTTCCGACGCGCCGGGGCGGAGCGCAAGGATGTGCCCTCGCCGATCGACCTGGCCCAGCTGATCGAGGGCGAGATCATCCCCCGACTGCTCGCCGCCCACCAGAACGGCCGCAGCGAAGTCATCCCCATGAACCTGGGCGTCATCGCCTCGGATGAACTGGCAGCCTTCGCGCGCGATGCGATGGTCGCCGACCTGGCGCGCCTGGTCGATCAGGTCGAGTTCCTGATGCGCCGCGGCGTCTCCGTCGAGGGAATCTATTTCGAGCTGCTGTCGCCCGCGGCCAAGCTGCTCGGCGAGTGGTGGGAGCGGGATGACTGCACCTTCGCCGACGTGACCGTCGGCCTGTGCCGGCTGCAGCAGCTGGTCTATGAGTTCGCCGACCGCGTCCATGTCGAAGATGGCGGGGGCGATGGGCGCACGGCGCTGTTCGCCCTGACCCCCGGCGATCAGCACTCCTTCGGACTGATCATGGTGGTCGAGTATTTCCGGCAGGCGGGCTGGCGCACCATCTGCATGCCCGACGCGACCGCCCAGGATCTGGAGGCGCTCGTCCAGGCCGAACGCTTCGACCTGATCGGCTTCTCCATGGCCAATGAACGCTGGCTGGAGCCCCTGACGCCGCTGATCGCGCGCCTGCGCGCCGTGTCGCGAAACGGTGCGGTGCGGGTCATGGTCGGCGGAAGGGCCTTTTCCGACCACCCCGAACGGGTCGTCCAGGTCGGGGCCGACCAGACCGCCACGGATGCGCGCGAGGCGGTGAAGACCGCCGCGCGGCTATTCGCTTCCCAACACTCCGCAGCTTGA
- the bchF gene encoding 2-vinyl bacteriochlorophyllide hydratase, whose protein sequence is MSSSAIHHSAGHHSPFNSGLKATLNRQFSGLIDRLAPCPWTAHTGQHSVIHVGAGVSMVARPLYTPDERVRRNTTVWTLVQGVLAPVQFLAFGISVVFVIRYLATGEGAAAATVSVLIKTMLLYTIMVTGAVWEKVVFGRYLFAPSFFWEDVFSMLVLALHTAYLTMVLLQIGTPRDQLILALTAYAAYVINAAQFVWKLRMARLETPTRALVGT, encoded by the coding sequence ATGTCGTCGAGCGCGATCCATCATTCAGCGGGCCACCACAGCCCTTTCAACAGCGGCCTGAAGGCGACGCTGAACCGCCAGTTCAGCGGCTTGATCGATCGGCTGGCCCCCTGTCCGTGGACCGCCCACACCGGCCAGCACAGCGTGATCCATGTCGGCGCGGGGGTCAGTATGGTGGCCCGCCCGCTCTACACGCCGGACGAGCGCGTCCGGCGCAACACGACGGTCTGGACCCTGGTCCAGGGCGTCCTGGCCCCGGTCCAGTTCCTGGCCTTCGGCATCAGTGTCGTCTTCGTCATCCGCTACCTGGCGACCGGTGAAGGCGCGGCCGCCGCGACCGTCTCGGTCCTGATCAAGACGATGCTGCTGTACACCATCATGGTGACCGGCGCGGTGTGGGAGAAGGTCGTCTTCGGCCGGTACCTGTTCGCCCCGTCCTTCTTCTGGGAGGACGTCTTCTCGATGCTCGTGCTGGCGCTGCACACGGCCTACCTGACCATGGTGCTGCTTCAGATCGGCACGCCGCGCGATCAGCTGATCCTCGCCCTGACGGCCTATGCGGCCTACGTCATCAACGCAGCCCAGTTCGTCTGGAAGCTGCGGATGGCGCGACTGGAAACGCCTACGCGCGCCCTGGTCGGCACATGA
- a CDS encoding ferredoxin:protochlorophyllide reductase (ATP-dependent) subunit N, with amino-acid sequence MSEAFVLDAPSSVGGCSTAPVLRERGQREVFCGLTGIVWLHRKMQDAFFLVVGSRTCAHLIQSAAGVMIFAEPRFATAIMEEKDLAGLTDTNDELDRVVDRLLARRPDIRLLFLVGSCPSEVIKLDLSRAAGRLSAKHSPKVRVLNYSGSGIETTFTQGEDACLAALVPQMTEAPANAEPSLLIVGALPDVVEDQFRRLFAAMDIARVEALPARRIADLPSVGPNTRFLLAQPFLGDTGRALEDRGAVRLDALFPFGAEGTTDWLHAAAQAFGVDELKFRAVVAPGRERAARALEKVRPALEGRSIFFFPDSQLEVPLARFLSRELGMVPLEVGTPYLHRTHLAKELPLLPGATRLSEGQDVDRQLDRCRAARPDLSVCGLGLANPLEMEGLTTKWSIELVFSPAHGFDQAADLAELFARPLNRRDRLSDAIVPARPARREVAPCS; translated from the coding sequence ATGAGCGAGGCCTTCGTCCTCGATGCGCCTTCATCCGTCGGCGGATGTTCGACGGCCCCGGTGCTGCGCGAGCGGGGACAACGTGAGGTTTTCTGTGGATTAACCGGAATCGTCTGGCTGCATCGCAAGATGCAGGACGCCTTCTTCCTCGTCGTCGGCTCGCGCACCTGCGCCCACCTGATCCAGTCGGCGGCCGGGGTGATGATCTTCGCCGAGCCGCGCTTCGCCACCGCCATCATGGAGGAGAAGGATCTCGCCGGCCTGACCGACACCAATGACGAACTGGACCGGGTGGTCGATCGTCTGCTGGCGCGCCGCCCCGACATCAGACTGCTGTTCCTGGTAGGCTCCTGCCCGTCGGAGGTCATCAAGCTGGACCTCAGCCGCGCCGCCGGCCGCCTGTCGGCCAAGCACAGCCCCAAGGTGCGCGTGCTGAACTATTCGGGCAGCGGCATCGAGACCACCTTCACCCAGGGCGAGGACGCCTGCCTGGCCGCCCTGGTGCCGCAGATGACCGAGGCCCCGGCGAACGCCGAGCCCTCCCTGCTGATCGTCGGGGCCCTGCCCGACGTGGTCGAGGACCAGTTCCGCCGCCTGTTCGCCGCCATGGACATCGCCCGCGTCGAGGCCCTGCCCGCCCGCAGGATTGCCGACCTGCCCAGCGTCGGGCCCAACACCCGTTTCCTGCTGGCCCAGCCCTTCCTTGGCGACACCGGCAGGGCCCTGGAGGATCGCGGCGCGGTCCGGCTGGACGCCCTGTTCCCGTTCGGGGCCGAGGGCACGACCGACTGGCTGCACGCCGCCGCCCAGGCCTTCGGAGTCGACGAACTGAAGTTCCGCGCCGTCGTCGCCCCGGGCCGCGAACGCGCCGCCCGCGCGCTGGAAAAGGTCCGGCCCGCGCTGGAAGGCCGGTCGATCTTCTTCTTCCCCGACAGCCAGCTGGAAGTGCCGCTGGCGCGGTTCCTGTCGCGCGAGCTGGGCATGGTGCCGCTGGAAGTCGGCACCCCCTATCTGCACCGCACCCATCTGGCCAAGGAACTGCCCCTGCTGCCGGGCGCGACCCGCCTCAGCGAAGGTCAGGACGTGGATCGCCAGCTGGACCGCTGCCGCGCCGCCCGCCCCGACCTGTCGGTCTGCGGCCTGGGCCTGGCCAATCCGCTGGAGATGGAAGGCCTGACGACCAAATGGTCGATCGAGCTGGTGTTCTCGCCGGCGCATGGCTTCGACCAGGCGGCCGATCTGGCCGAGCTGTTCGCCCGCCCGCTGAACCGGCGCGACCGTCTGTCGGACGCCATCGTGCCCGCCCGCCCTGCCCGTCGGGAGGTCGCGCCGTGCAGCTGA
- the bchB gene encoding ferredoxin:protochlorophyllide reductase (ATP-dependent) subunit B, which produces MQLTVWTYEGPPHVGAMRIATAMEGLHYVLHAPQGDTYADLLFTMIERRGTRPPVTYTTFQARDLGTDTAELFKTAVIDAHARFQPQAMIVGASCTAELIQDDPAGMALAIGLPIPVIPLELPSYQKKENWGAAETFRQLVRHLTPPVGRTPMAGRRPSCNILGPTALGFRHRDDVVEITRLLERIGVDINVTAPLGATPADIARLGAADFNIVLYPEIAGEAAKQLEKMCGQPSVKTVPLGYGATIDFIHEVCALTGLDPAPVLDGVPSRMPWWSRSVDSTYLTGKRVFVFGDATHVIAAARVASEELGFDVVGMGCYNREFAREVRAAAAVLGLTALITDDYLEVEDAIAALQPELVLGSQMERHIAKRLRIPCAVISAPFHVQDHPARYSPQMGFEGANVLFDTWVHPLVMGLEEHLLHMFRDDFEFSDEAGASHLGGHGAGAARPAVPVQTEVLASTEVASVSSEIVWAADAEAELRKIPFFVRGKARKNTERFAAEHGLATIGVETLYDAKSHYSR; this is translated from the coding sequence GTGCAGCTGACCGTCTGGACCTATGAGGGCCCGCCCCATGTCGGGGCGATGCGGATCGCCACGGCGATGGAGGGGCTGCACTACGTGCTGCACGCGCCCCAAGGCGACACCTACGCCGACCTGCTGTTCACGATGATCGAGCGGCGCGGGACCCGCCCGCCGGTCACCTACACCACCTTCCAGGCGCGCGACCTGGGCACCGACACGGCCGAGCTGTTCAAGACCGCCGTCATCGACGCCCATGCCCGCTTCCAGCCCCAGGCCATGATCGTCGGGGCCTCCTGCACCGCCGAGCTGATCCAGGACGATCCGGCGGGCATGGCCCTGGCCATCGGCCTGCCGATCCCGGTCATCCCGCTGGAGCTGCCCAGCTACCAGAAGAAGGAAAACTGGGGCGCGGCCGAGACCTTCCGCCAGCTGGTCCGTCACCTGACCCCGCCGGTCGGGCGGACGCCGATGGCGGGCCGCCGTCCGTCCTGCAACATCCTGGGGCCCACGGCTCTGGGCTTCCGCCACCGCGACGACGTGGTCGAGATCACCCGCCTGCTGGAGCGGATCGGCGTCGACATCAATGTGACCGCGCCGCTGGGGGCCACGCCCGCCGATATCGCCCGCCTGGGGGCCGCCGACTTCAACATCGTTCTGTATCCCGAGATCGCCGGCGAGGCCGCCAAACAGCTCGAGAAGATGTGCGGGCAGCCGTCGGTAAAGACGGTGCCGCTGGGCTATGGCGCGACGATCGACTTCATCCACGAGGTCTGCGCCCTGACCGGGCTGGATCCCGCGCCGGTGCTGGACGGCGTCCCGTCGCGGATGCCCTGGTGGTCGCGCTCGGTGGATTCCACCTATCTGACCGGCAAGCGGGTGTTCGTGTTCGGCGACGCCACCCACGTCATCGCCGCGGCCCGGGTGGCCTCCGAGGAGCTCGGCTTCGATGTCGTCGGCATGGGCTGCTACAATCGCGAGTTCGCCCGCGAGGTCCGCGCCGCCGCCGCCGTCCTGGGCCTGACCGCCCTGATCACCGACGACTATCTGGAGGTCGAGGACGCCATCGCGGCCCTGCAGCCCGAACTGGTGCTGGGCTCGCAGATGGAGCGTCACATCGCCAAGCGGCTGCGCATTCCCTGCGCCGTCATCTCGGCCCCCTTTCACGTCCAGGACCACCCGGCCCGCTATTCGCCCCAGATGGGGTTCGAGGGGGCCAACGTCCTGTTCGACACCTGGGTGCATCCGCTGGTCATGGGGCTGGAAGAGCACCTGCTGCACATGTTCCGCGACGACTTCGAGTTCTCCGACGAAGCGGGCGCATCGCATCTGGGCGGACACGGCGCCGGGGCCGCGCGTCCGGCCGTGCCGGTCCAGACCGAGGTCCTGGCCTCCACGGAAGTCGCCTCGGTCTCTTCGGAGATCGTCTGGGCCGCCGACGCCGAGGCCGAGCTGAGGAAGATCCCCTTCTTCGTGCGCGGCAAGGCCCGGAAAAACACGGAACGCTTCGCCGCGGAGCATGGCCTGGCGACCATCGGGGTGGAGACGCTGTACGATGCGAAATCGCACTACAGCCGCTGA
- a CDS encoding magnesium chelatase subunit H, translating into MRVVIVTLDNHLAGAVAQAEAELRRTVPGLTVALHAASVWGSDPVALEACLADIATGDLVIASMLFVDDHVQKVLPALKARNEACDAMVCMMSAAEVVKLTKMGPYRMDGSTKGPLAMLKKLRGNTKATGGVPGEKQMAMLRRLPKILAFVPGTAQDVRAYFLTLQYWFAGSTENMVSMVRYLVDRYADGERRALRGTMKAAAPVEYPEIGVYHPRLESRMAESVDALPTHEGANGTVGLVILRSYVLAGDAAHYDGVIEAFEARGVRVIPAFANGLDARPAMDALFMKDGRPVVDALINLTGFSLVGGPAYNNADAAAEALARFDVPYVSAHPLEFQSFQQWSAGGQGLLPLEATMMVAIPELDGGIAPMMFGGRTDGSGAPCTGCTRRCSFPGVDAKAMAACPERAGTLADRVGKMIALRRSERAERKIAAVLFNFPPNAGAAGTAAQMSVWASLHKTLIRLAADGYTVEVPDSVEALRETLLEGNAGRYGTDGNVHVRIPANEHVLRERWLNDIEAVWGPAPGKSLANGSSIFVLGAQFGNVFVGLQPPFGVEGDPMRLMFEGGFAPTHAFSAFYRWIREDFGAHAVLHFGTHGALEFMPGKQTSLSEACWPDRLIGDLPNLYLYAANNPSEGMIAKRRSNATLISYITPPINDAGLYKGLLDLKALVDRWRATEIEASAERAALTPMIFEAAEALNLERGPPGPHARHDADLEVRAPSDEARVNALIATLQELEQTLIPNGLHVLGEAFSRDERIDLLLAVAEAREGPKPGREAVQALVDGADARTALGISGLASDAAGVELFRHLQATDVSLSTNPEMEALVAALDGGYVRPSPGGDLLRTPEMLPTGRNIHGFDPFRIPSAYAVADGVRQADRLLARHREETGSLPESMAIVLWGTDNLKSEGGPIAQAMALMGARPRFDGYGRLCGAELVSLEDLGRPRVDVVATVSGIFRDLLPLQMKMLADAAWLAATADEPIERNFVRKRALEHQGKLGCDMETASLRVFSNAEGAYGASVNSLIDSGAWTEEGELADAFESRKGFAYGRNGKPMKQPALLTSALAGIDLAYQNLDSVDLGVTTIDHYVDTLGGVAKSAERARGKASPVYIGDQTQGEGKVRTLAEQVTLESRTRVLNPRWFEGQLKHGAEGVRAIEAQVTNTLGWSATTGDVQPWVYQEISETFVLDAAMRERMAALNPKASARMANRLLEASDRAYWAPDAATLQALRDAADELEDRLEGLTPAAAA; encoded by the coding sequence GTGCGAGTCGTCATCGTCACGCTCGACAACCACCTGGCCGGGGCGGTGGCCCAGGCCGAGGCCGAACTGCGCCGGACCGTGCCCGGCCTGACCGTGGCGCTGCACGCCGCCTCGGTCTGGGGCAGCGACCCGGTCGCTCTGGAGGCCTGTCTGGCCGACATCGCCACCGGCGACCTGGTCATCGCCTCGATGCTCTTCGTCGACGACCACGTCCAGAAGGTCCTGCCGGCGCTGAAGGCCCGCAACGAGGCATGCGACGCCATGGTCTGCATGATGTCGGCGGCCGAGGTCGTGAAGCTGACCAAGATGGGCCCTTACCGCATGGACGGGTCCACCAAGGGTCCACTGGCCATGCTGAAGAAGCTGCGCGGGAACACCAAGGCCACCGGCGGCGTGCCCGGCGAGAAGCAGATGGCCATGCTGCGCCGCCTGCCCAAGATCCTGGCCTTCGTGCCCGGCACGGCCCAGGACGTGCGCGCCTATTTCCTGACCCTGCAGTACTGGTTCGCGGGCTCGACCGAGAACATGGTGTCGATGGTCCGCTATCTGGTGGACCGCTACGCCGACGGCGAGCGCCGGGCCCTGCGGGGCACGATGAAGGCTGCCGCCCCGGTCGAATATCCGGAGATCGGCGTCTATCACCCGCGGCTCGAGAGCCGGATGGCCGAGAGCGTCGACGCCCTCCCGACCCACGAGGGTGCGAATGGCACGGTCGGCCTGGTGATCCTGCGCTCCTATGTGCTGGCCGGCGACGCGGCCCACTATGACGGGGTGATCGAGGCGTTCGAGGCGCGCGGCGTCCGGGTCATCCCCGCCTTCGCCAACGGGCTGGACGCGCGCCCGGCCATGGACGCCCTGTTCATGAAGGACGGCCGTCCGGTGGTCGACGCCCTGATCAACCTGACCGGCTTCTCCCTGGTCGGGGGCCCGGCCTACAACAATGCCGACGCCGCGGCCGAGGCTCTGGCGCGGTTCGACGTCCCCTACGTCTCGGCCCACCCGCTGGAGTTCCAATCGTTCCAGCAGTGGAGCGCGGGCGGACAGGGGCTGCTCCCGCTGGAGGCCACGATGATGGTCGCCATTCCCGAGCTGGACGGCGGCATCGCGCCGATGATGTTCGGCGGGCGCACCGACGGATCGGGCGCGCCCTGCACCGGCTGCACCCGGCGCTGCTCCTTCCCCGGCGTGGACGCCAAGGCCATGGCGGCCTGTCCCGAGCGGGCCGGGACCCTGGCCGACCGGGTCGGCAAGATGATCGCCCTGCGCCGCTCCGAGCGGGCCGAGCGCAAGATCGCGGCGGTCCTGTTCAACTTCCCGCCCAACGCCGGGGCCGCCGGAACGGCCGCCCAGATGTCGGTTTGGGCCAGTCTGCACAAGACCCTCATCCGCCTGGCCGCCGATGGCTATACCGTCGAGGTCCCCGACAGCGTCGAGGCCCTGCGTGAGACGCTGCTGGAGGGCAATGCCGGCCGCTACGGCACGGACGGCAATGTCCACGTCCGCATCCCGGCCAACGAGCATGTCCTGCGCGAACGCTGGCTGAACGACATCGAGGCGGTCTGGGGCCCGGCCCCGGGCAAGTCCCTGGCCAACGGCTCCTCGATCTTCGTGCTGGGGGCCCAGTTCGGCAACGTGTTCGTCGGCCTGCAGCCGCCCTTCGGCGTCGAGGGCGATCCGATGCGGCTGATGTTCGAGGGCGGGTTCGCCCCCACCCACGCCTTCAGCGCCTTCTACCGCTGGATCCGCGAGGATTTCGGGGCCCATGCCGTGCTGCATTTCGGCACCCACGGGGCGCTGGAGTTCATGCCCGGCAAACAGACCTCCCTGTCCGAGGCCTGCTGGCCCGACCGGCTGATCGGCGACCTGCCGAACCTGTATCTGTATGCGGCCAACAACCCGTCCGAGGGCATGATCGCCAAGCGGCGTTCGAACGCGACCCTGATCAGCTACATCACCCCGCCGATCAACGATGCCGGCCTGTACAAGGGCCTGCTGGACCTGAAGGCCCTGGTCGATCGCTGGCGCGCCACCGAGATCGAGGCCTCGGCCGAACGCGCCGCTTTGACCCCGATGATCTTCGAGGCGGCGGAGGCGCTCAATTTGGAGCGCGGACCTCCAGGTCCGCATGCGCGGCACGATGCGGACCTGGAGGTCCGCGCTCCGAGTGACGAAGCCCGCGTCAACGCCCTGATCGCGACGCTGCAGGAGCTGGAACAGACTCTGATCCCCAACGGCCTGCATGTGCTGGGCGAGGCCTTCAGCCGGGACGAGCGCATCGACCTGCTGCTGGCCGTGGCCGAGGCGCGCGAGGGACCCAAGCCGGGCCGGGAGGCCGTCCAGGCCCTGGTCGACGGGGCCGATGCCCGCACGGCGCTCGGCATCAGCGGCCTGGCCTCAGACGCCGCCGGGGTCGAGCTGTTCCGCCACCTGCAGGCGACCGATGTCTCGCTGTCGACCAACCCGGAGATGGAGGCCCTGGTCGCGGCGCTGGACGGCGGGTACGTGAGGCCGTCGCCGGGCGGCGACCTGCTGCGCACGCCCGAGATGCTGCCGACCGGCCGCAACATCCACGGGTTCGACCCCTTCCGCATCCCCTCGGCCTATGCCGTCGCCGATGGCGTGCGTCAGGCCGACCGTCTGCTGGCCAGGCACCGCGAGGAGACCGGCAGCCTGCCGGAATCCATGGCCATCGTCCTGTGGGGGACCGACAATCTGAAGAGCGAGGGCGGGCCGATCGCCCAGGCCATGGCCCTGATGGGGGCGCGTCCGCGCTTCGACGGCTACGGCCGGCTGTGCGGGGCCGAGCTGGTGTCGCTGGAGGACCTCGGCCGGCCGCGCGTCGATGTGGTCGCCACGGTCTCCGGCATCTTCCGCGATTTGCTGCCGCTGCAGATGAAGATGCTGGCCGACGCCGCCTGGCTGGCCGCCACGGCCGACGAGCCGATCGAACGGAATTTCGTCCGCAAGCGCGCCCTGGAGCATCAGGGCAAGCTGGGCTGCGACATGGAGACCGCGTCCCTGCGCGTCTTCTCCAATGCCGAGGGGGCCTACGGGGCCTCGGTCAATTCCCTGATCGACTCCGGGGCCTGGACCGAGGAGGGCGAACTGGCCGACGCCTTCGAGAGCCGCAAGGGCTTCGCCTATGGCCGCAACGGCAAGCCGATGAAACAGCCAGCCCTGCTGACCAGCGCCTTGGCCGGCATCGACCTGGCCTATCAGAACCTCGACTCCGTCGACCTGGGCGTCACCACCATCGACCACTACGTCGACACCCTGGGCGGGGTGGCCAAGTCGGCCGAACGCGCGCGCGGCAAGGCCTCGCCCGTCTATATCGGCGACCAGACCCAGGGCGAGGGCAAGGTCCGCACCCTGGCCGAACAGGTCACGCTGGAAAGCCGCACCCGGGTGCTGAACCCGCGCTGGTTCGAGGGTCAGCTGAAGCACGGCGCCGAAGGCGTCCGCGCCATCGAGGCCCAGGTGACCAACACCCTCGGCTGGTCGGCCACGACCGGCGATGTCCAGCCCTGGGTCTATCAGGAGATCAGCGAGACCTTCGTGCTGGACGCCGCGATGCGCGAGCGGATGGCCGCCCTGAACCCCAAGGCCTCGGCCCGCATGGCCAACCGTCTGCTGGAAGCGTCCGACCGCGCCTACTGGGCCCCGGACGCGGCCACGCTGCAGGCCCTGCGCGACGCCGCCGACGAACTCGAAGACCGCCTCGAAGGCCTCACCCCCGCCGCGGCGGCGTGA